The genomic segment TCATCGGCGTGCTGGTCGTCGGCCTCGCCTGGGCGTGGCGCAACGGCGCCGTCGAGTGGGTCAAAAGCCCGCTGGCGAAGCGTCGGAAGACAGAGAGACAAGACGCATGAGTAGCGAACAGAACCAACCATTTGTCACGGACGACACACAGGTACAGACCAAGACCCGCGACGCCCGGATGACGGGGTCGGGGACGGACAACCGGTTCAACTCCAAGCTTCGCGAGGCGTTCGGCTCCTCGCCGTTCATCCTCACGAAGTTCGACAACTTCATGAACTGGGTCCGCGGGTCCTCGATGTTCATGCTGCAGTTCGGTATCGCGTGCTGCAGCATCGAGATGATGCACACCTACTCGGTGAAACACGACCTCGACCGGTTCCACGCCGGGGTCCCGCGCGCGTCGCCGCGACAGGCGGACGTCATCATCGTGCCGGGGACCATCGTCTCGAAGTTCGCGCCGCGCATGAAGCGCGTGTACGACCAGATGCCCGAGCCGAAGTTCGTCATCGGCATGGGTTCGTGCACCATCTCGGGCGGCCCGTTCCAGGAGGGGTACAACGTCATCAAGGGCGCCGAGGAGGTCATCCCGGTGGACATCCACGTCCCGGGCTGTCCCCCGCGCCCCGAGGCACTCGTCTACGGCGTCGCCAAACTGCAACAGCGCATCGCGCAGGGCGAGTCGAGTCCGGTGACGGTCAAGCCGTACGAACTGGAGCAGTTCGGGGACCTCGAACAGGACGAACTCATCGACCACCTCGCGGACCAGATCGACGAGGACGACCTGGTCATGCGGTACAACTGGGCTGATTCGCCATGAGCTTAGAGGAACGACGCGACCAGGACGAACGCACCGACGTCCCGGTGACCAAACCGACGACGGCCGAAGAGATAGCCGACCTGCTCGGTGACCTCGTCATCGGGCGCGAACAGCACATGAACGCACCCGGGTTCGTCATCCGACCCGACGACGTTCAGGAGACGCTGTTCCGCCTGCGCGACGAGGCCGGGTTCGACCACCTGTCGAACGTCACCGCCGAGGAACGCGAGGACCGGTACGAGACCATCTACCACCTCACGAGCTACGACGACCGGACGCGCGAGGTCAGCGTCGTCGTCCCGGCGGCGAAGGACGCCCCGGTCAGTCAGTCGGCCGCCCCCGTGTTCGACACCGCGGACTGGCACGAACGCGAGGCGTACGACCTGATCGGCATCCAGTACGAGGGCCACCCGGACCCGCGCCGCATCCTCCTGCCGGACACGTGGCAAGGGCACCCGCTGTCGATGAACTACGATCAGGACCGGCCGCAGATAGTCACGCTCAAAGAGTGGGCGAACCCGCTCGAGGGCGACAAGCGGAGCGAGGAGGGCGACACGATGTACCTCAACATCGGGCCGCACCACCCCGCGACGCACGGCGTCCTCCACGTGCGGACGGTCCTCGACGGCGAACAGGTCGCCGACGTGGACCCGGACATCGGCTACCTCCACCGCTGCGAGGAGCAGATGTGCCAGACGAAGACGTACCGCCACCAGATCATGCCGTACCCCGACCGCTGGGACTACGGCTCCTCCGGTCTCCTCAACGAGTGGGCGTACGCCCGCGCGGCCGAGGACCTCAACGACAT from the Halogeometricum rufum genome contains:
- a CDS encoding NADH-quinone oxidoreductase subunit B — encoded protein: MSSEQNQPFVTDDTQVQTKTRDARMTGSGTDNRFNSKLREAFGSSPFILTKFDNFMNWVRGSSMFMLQFGIACCSIEMMHTYSVKHDLDRFHAGVPRASPRQADVIIVPGTIVSKFAPRMKRVYDQMPEPKFVIGMGSCTISGGPFQEGYNVIKGAEEVIPVDIHVPGCPPRPEALVYGVAKLQQRIAQGESSPVTVKPYELEQFGDLEQDELIDHLADQIDEDDLVMRYNWADSP